The following coding sequences are from one Gossypium hirsutum isolate 1008001.06 chromosome A12, Gossypium_hirsutum_v2.1, whole genome shotgun sequence window:
- the LOC107934259 gene encoding E3 ubiquitin-protein ligase UPL6, which yields MFFTGDPTTRKRVDLGGQSSKERDRQKLLKQTRLERNRCLWLCQQNSAALKIQKYFRRGKVVEVERAKVREQFYKTYGKHGHHVDRHCFGPDLEFLRQLIFFVNAWNMNDFSVLAEICRLIQHFVRESGDVVELFAGTNYLSNHSLVVYRLKRLSFACIQAIYHNRALIYKECQSNDELHEARKVLI from the exons ATGTTCTTCACGGGTGATCCAACTACTCGAAAGCGGGTTGATTTGGGCGGTCAGAGCTCCAAAGAGAGAGATAGGCAGAAACTTCTTAAACAAACGCGTTTGGAACGCAATCGCTGTCTTTGGTTGTGCCAGCAAAATTCTGCAGCTCTCAAGATTCAG AAATACTTCAGAAGGGGAAAGGTAGTGGAAGTTGAACGAGCCAAGGTGCGAGAGCAGTTCTACAAAACTTATGGAAAGCACGGTCATCATGTAGACAG GCATTGTTTTGGTCCAGACTTAGAGTTTCTCCGCCAGCTAATTTTCTTTGTCAATGCATGGAATATGAATGATTTTTCTGTTCTTGCTGAGATTTGCCGATTAATTCAGCATTTTGTTCGAGaaagtg GGGATGTTGTGGAACTCTTTGCAGGCACGAACTACTTATCCAATCATTCTTTGGTTGTCTACAGGTTGAAGCGACTCTCATTTGCTTGCATTCAGGCTATATATCACAACAG AGCTCTTATATACAAAGAGTGTCAAAGCAATGATGAGCTACATGAAGCAAGGAAAGTGCTAATTTAG